The DNA region ACATGCTGGTCGGGGTGATGATCCCCATCGTCATCGCCTTCGTCTGGTCGGGCGTGCGACGGATCCGCAAGGTTCTGGTCAGCAGGCATTGAGCCGGCGGGGCGACGGCATCGCCTCCGCCACGGGGAGGAGCAAGGGGAGGGGCAGGGGAGGTGTAGGGCGGGAAACCGCCGCCTATCACCTTCGCGCATCTGGCCGGCGGCCTCGTCCGAGCCCATCCTGTCGCCCTGAGTCGCCAGCGGCAGCCGCAACAATCCCACGATCCAGGCGGTGCCAGCGGCATCAAACTTCCAAAATCGCCTGACTGGGAAATCCGCTGGTCCAACGGACTGCGACGGAATGCCGCATGGCATGTCCACAATCCGCGCTCAACCTTTATTCCCATGGCGCCTGGGAATGTGAGGGAAAGTCTATGGAATTGGTGGGAGAGAGGAAAGGCTTGTAACCCAGCGTGGCACGGGGATAAGCTCCAGCTGCGGGTATATGTCGCGCTAAGATGGCGTGATCCCTGCATAAACTGGCGTTCGCTGATAAGCCCAATCATGGACCGCGCGAACAGATACCGGTCCGGACCAACAGGGCGGAGGGGGCGTCGGCGGGAAGAGACGACCGCGGGCCATGACGAGCGTCGCGGCTAAGAAGGGGTTGGGGATGAAAAGGCAAAGCCTGTACGCCGCCGGCCTGGCGGCGGTCCTGTCGATGGGTGTGGGAGGCGCGGGCTGGGTCGGCGCCGCCCTGGCGAACGAGCCGCGGCCGTGGGAGATGGGCATGCAGCCCTCCGCCTCGCCGGTCAAGCATCTGATGACCTCGTTCAACGACCTGCTGACCGTCATCATCACGCTGATCGTCGTCTTCGTCGCGGGGTTGCTGGCCTATTGCGCCGTCCGCTTCAACGCGAAGAGGAACCCGGTTCCGTCGAAGACCTCGCACCACACGTTGCTGGAGGTCGCCTGGACCGTGGTTCCGGTCATCATCCTGATCGTGATCGCCGTGCCGTCCTTCAAGCTGCTCTACGCGGCGGAGCGCATCCCGCAGGCCGACATGACCATCAAGGTCACCGGGCATCAGTGGTACTGGGATTATGAATATCCCGACCATGGCAACATCACCTTTTCCAGCTACATGATCGCCGATGCGGATCTGAAGCCGGGTCAGCGTCGTCTGCTGGAGGTCGACAACCGCGTCCTCGTGCCGGTCAATACCACCGTCCGGGTGCTGGTGACCGCCGGCGACGTGATCCATTCCTGGGCGGTGCCGGCCTTCGGCCTGAAGAAGGACGGCGTTCCCGGCCGCATCAACGAGACCTGGTTCAAGGCCGAGCGCGAGGGCGTCTATTACGGTCAATGCTCGGAAATCTGCGGCACCAACCACGGCTTCATGCCGATCGCGGTGGAGGCGGTGTCGAAGGAGGCGTTCGACGCCTGGGTCGCCAAGGCCAAGACGGCCTCCGCGCCGAAGGATGGTCCCCACGATCTGGCATCGCGCCCGACCGGCACGCTGGTCGAATAGGCGGTGCCAGCAGGCGGTGCCCAGGCGGTACCGGCGGCGGTACCCGAACAAGCGGATGTCGCGCGGTCCGGGAGAGGGGCGGCGCGATAAGAAGAACCCACCCAGCCGCCGGCCCGTCGGACGGATCGGAGCGGACGGCGGCCGGGGACAGCGACAAAGGGTAGAGACATGGCGAACGCCACACCGGGACATGGGGAACATGGGGCGGACCATGCGCACGGACACGGGCATGACGATCATCACGTCCCCGGATTCGTGCAGCGCTGGTTCTATTCGACCAATCACAAGGACATCGGAACGCTCTATCTGATCTTCTCGGTCGTCGCCGGGCTGATCGGCGGCCTGTTCTCCGTGATCATGCGGGCGGAATTGCAGTCGCCGGGGTTGCAGTTCGTGTCGGACGGCCAGATGTGGAACGTGCTGATCACGGCGCACGGCCTGATCATGGTGTTCTTCGTCGTGATGCCGGCGCTGATCGGCGGCTTCGGCAACTGGTTCGTGCCGCTCATGATCGGCGCGCCCGAC from Azospirillum sp. B510 includes:
- the coxB gene encoding cytochrome c oxidase subunit II; translated protein: MKRQSLYAAGLAAVLSMGVGGAGWVGAALANEPRPWEMGMQPSASPVKHLMTSFNDLLTVIITLIVVFVAGLLAYCAVRFNAKRNPVPSKTSHHTLLEVAWTVVPVIILIVIAVPSFKLLYAAERIPQADMTIKVTGHQWYWDYEYPDHGNITFSSYMIADADLKPGQRRLLEVDNRVLVPVNTTVRVLVTAGDVIHSWAVPAFGLKKDGVPGRINETWFKAEREGVYYGQCSEICGTNHGFMPIAVEAVSKEAFDAWVAKAKTASAPKDGPHDLASRPTGTLVE